From the Gloeomargarita sp. SKYB120 genome, one window contains:
- a CDS encoding SPOR domain-containing protein — MTEQSPPTSLLTALACLDVDLTQELQRWRAERPQWTPEVWARWQAEHPTPPPETAWAFPPAVSADPPTALAAEDDSQAVAPLTTPPPETDSASPAVEDTTELAPRPSWSERLNRVFVRRQAQENQPAPEAWAFPESWYQPTRHRGVPQSLLGFVIGLTLATVGTVGVLLVVRRPPSPEPTTSPLSVPAPPPEHAVLPSPVPNLARKELPDLSAVPTVSPPATPKAPTNPSLYYVVTDYQNEQSLLRAQRVVPEAFVWQFDTGLKVQLGAFETRDQAEAFVADLKAKGLQAQVYP; from the coding sequence ATGACGGAGCAGTCCCCGCCCACGTCCCTGCTGACAGCGTTGGCCTGTCTGGACGTGGACTTGACGCAGGAGTTGCAACGTTGGCGAGCCGAACGTCCCCAGTGGACGCCGGAGGTATGGGCCAGATGGCAAGCGGAGCATCCGACCCCGCCGCCCGAGACGGCTTGGGCGTTCCCGCCAGCAGTCAGCGCTGACCCACCGACCGCTTTGGCGGCTGAAGATGACAGCCAGGCGGTTGCCCCTCTGACAACGCCACCACCGGAAACTGACTCAGCTTCTCCAGCCGTAGAGGACACCACCGAATTGGCCCCACGGCCCTCCTGGTCCGAGCGACTCAACCGGGTCTTTGTGCGGCGGCAAGCCCAAGAGAACCAGCCAGCCCCCGAGGCTTGGGCGTTTCCCGAGAGCTGGTATCAGCCGACACGCCACCGGGGAGTCCCCCAGTCGCTGTTGGGGTTTGTCATAGGGTTGACGCTGGCGACCGTGGGAACCGTCGGGGTTCTCCTGGTGGTGCGACGACCGCCATCGCCCGAACCGACAACGTCCCCCCTGAGCGTGCCGGCCCCGCCTCCAGAGCATGCGGTGTTGCCATCACCAGTGCCAAATCTGGCCCGCAAGGAACTGCCTGACTTGAGTGCGGTGCCAACCGTCAGCCCACCGGCTACGCCCAAAGCCCCTACGAATCCCAGCTTGTACTACGTGGTCACGGATTACCAGAACGAACAGAGTCTTCTGCGGGCGCAAAGGGTGGTGCCGGAGGCCTTTGTGTGGCAATTTGACACAGGCTTAAAGGTGCAACTAGGGGCCTTTGAGACCCGTGACCAGGCGGAGGCATTTGTGGCAGACTTAAAGGCGAAGGGGCTGCAAGCCCAGGTGTACCCCTAA
- the recF gene encoding DNA replication/repair protein RecF, whose translation MYLQSLHLRHFRNYTDQVVTFQAPQTILIGDNAQGKSNLLEAIVLLATLHSPRVQRDGELVQTGQTTAQIQGYVQRQPEPAELTLVLRVSGRRTLAVNQQVQRRQMDFLGYLRAVFFSCLDLELVRGGPGQRRDWLDQTLVQLEPLYSQLLQDYQRVVRQRNALLRQETVTPAQLAPWDDLLVQTGTRLIRRRYRLVERLQPLAQAWHQRISQTGEQFNLAYAPAVPVPVNEGDVIQEEFRRQLAQKASAERAQQTTLVGPHRDEVMLTLDGQPARHYASQGQQRTLVLALKLAELELLETVFGETPLLLLDDVLAELDQKRQRHLLTVIADRVQTIITTTDLARFEPPWFSSAQQLYVEQGRIWPRK comes from the coding sequence GTGTATCTGCAATCCCTGCATCTGCGACACTTTCGCAATTACACCGACCAGGTCGTCACGTTCCAGGCCCCGCAAACTATTCTGATTGGCGACAACGCCCAGGGCAAATCCAACCTGCTTGAGGCGATTGTGCTGCTGGCGACCCTGCATTCACCTCGGGTGCAGCGGGATGGAGAACTGGTGCAAACCGGCCAAACCACCGCCCAGATTCAGGGATATGTGCAACGGCAACCGGAGCCGGCGGAATTGACCCTGGTGTTGCGGGTCTCGGGGCGGCGAACCCTGGCGGTCAACCAGCAGGTGCAACGGCGGCAGATGGATTTTTTGGGGTATCTGCGGGCGGTTTTTTTTTCCTGTTTGGACTTGGAACTGGTGCGGGGCGGTCCGGGCCAGCGGCGGGATTGGCTGGATCAAACGCTGGTGCAACTGGAACCCCTGTACAGCCAACTGCTCCAGGACTACCAGCGGGTGGTGCGCCAGCGCAATGCCCTATTGCGACAGGAAACGGTGACTCCCGCCCAATTAGCCCCCTGGGACGACCTCCTGGTGCAGACTGGCACCCGTTTGATCCGCCGCCGTTACCGGCTCGTGGAACGACTCCAGCCCTTAGCCCAGGCTTGGCATCAACGGATCAGTCAGACGGGAGAGCAATTCAACCTGGCCTATGCCCCCGCTGTGCCGGTGCCAGTCAACGAAGGTGACGTCATCCAGGAGGAATTCCGGCGGCAACTAGCCCAGAAAGCCTCTGCTGAACGGGCGCAACAGACTACGCTCGTGGGGCCGCACCGGGACGAGGTGATGTTGACGCTAGACGGTCAACCTGCTCGCCACTATGCCTCCCAAGGGCAACAACGCACGCTGGTGTTGGCGCTCAAACTGGCCGAGTTAGAACTCTTGGAAACGGTGTTTGGGGAAACGCCGCTATTGCTGCTCGACGATGTCCTAGCGGAACTCGACCAGAAACGGCAGCGGCACTTGTTGACAGTGATTGCCGACCGGGTGCAAACGATTATCACCACGACGGACTTGGCCCGTTTTGAGCCGCCCTGGTTCAGCAGCGCCCAGCAACTCTACGTCGAGCAGGGACGGATATGGCCCCGCAAGTGA
- the thrS gene encoding threonine--tRNA ligase, whose amino-acid sequence MTATPVPLPKTSESERLKRIRHTASHVMAMAVQRLFPKAKVTIGPWIEDGFYYDFDHPEPFTEQDLKAIKKEMVKIIKKKLPVIREEVTREEARRRIEALNEPYKLEILNDIKEEPITIYHLGDEWWDLCAGPHLDNTGELNPDAIELESVAGAYWRGDERNPMLQRIYGTAWETPEQLQAYLHQKREALRRDHRRLGQELDLFSIHEEAGGGLVFWHPKGARMRLVIENYWREAHLRAGYELLYTPHLAHLDLWKTSGHWDFYRESMFEPMAVESQAYQLKPMNCPFHVLTYKTHLHSYRELPIRYAELGTVYRYERSGTLHGLMRVRGFTQDDAHIFCLPEQVEAEILGVLNLTEQVLSDFGFREYEVNLSTRPEKSVGSDEAWELATNALKNALRTKDWAYKEDVGGGAFYGPKIDIKIRDAIGRLWQCSTIQVDFNLPQRFGLEYVAADGSRQTPIMIHRAIFGSLERFFGILIENYAGDFPLWLAPVQLRFLPVGEQYVPYAQTIAADWQKQGLRVEVDTSGERLGKLIRNAETAKIPVMAIVGAKEQETGTLSIRTRHGGDMGTLTIAEVQERLLQAVQQRRDF is encoded by the coding sequence ATGACTGCGACGCCGGTACCTTTGCCCAAAACCAGCGAGTCGGAGCGACTCAAGCGCATTCGGCATACCGCCTCCCACGTGATGGCGATGGCGGTTCAACGTCTCTTTCCCAAGGCGAAAGTCACGATTGGGCCGTGGATTGAGGATGGGTTTTACTACGACTTTGACCACCCTGAACCCTTTACTGAGCAGGACTTAAAAGCCATCAAAAAAGAGATGGTGAAAATTATCAAGAAAAAATTGCCGGTGATTCGGGAGGAGGTCACGCGGGAAGAGGCACGGCGACGGATTGAGGCCCTCAACGAACCCTACAAACTGGAGATTCTGAACGACATCAAGGAAGAGCCCATCACTATTTATCACTTGGGGGACGAGTGGTGGGACCTGTGCGCGGGGCCGCACCTGGACAACACAGGAGAACTGAACCCCGATGCCATTGAGCTGGAAAGTGTAGCGGGGGCCTACTGGCGGGGCGATGAACGCAATCCCATGCTCCAGCGCATCTACGGGACAGCCTGGGAGACCCCCGAACAGTTGCAAGCCTACTTGCACCAGAAACGGGAAGCCCTGCGGCGAGACCACCGGCGGTTGGGCCAGGAGCTAGACCTGTTCAGCATCCACGAGGAGGCGGGCGGTGGCCTGGTGTTCTGGCATCCCAAGGGGGCGCGGATGCGGCTGGTGATTGAAAATTACTGGCGGGAGGCCCACCTGCGGGCGGGTTATGAGCTGCTCTACACGCCCCACCTGGCCCACTTGGACCTGTGGAAAACCTCGGGGCACTGGGATTTTTACCGCGAGAGCATGTTTGAGCCGATGGCGGTGGAGTCCCAGGCGTATCAGCTCAAACCAATGAATTGCCCGTTCCACGTGTTGACCTATAAAACGCACCTGCACTCCTACCGGGAATTGCCGATTCGCTACGCGGAGCTGGGGACGGTCTATCGCTACGAACGCTCCGGGACGCTGCACGGGTTGATGCGGGTGCGGGGCTTTACCCAGGACGACGCCCATATCTTTTGTCTGCCGGAACAGGTGGAGGCGGAAATCCTGGGGGTGTTGAACTTGACCGAGCAGGTGCTGTCGGATTTCGGGTTCCGGGAGTATGAGGTGAATCTCTCCACGCGTCCCGAAAAATCGGTCGGCTCAGATGAGGCGTGGGAACTGGCGACAAATGCTCTCAAAAATGCCCTGCGTACCAAGGATTGGGCTTACAAAGAAGATGTGGGCGGTGGTGCGTTTTACGGCCCCAAGATTGACATCAAGATTCGGGATGCTATTGGGCGCTTGTGGCAATGCTCGACGATTCAGGTGGATTTCAATTTGCCGCAGCGGTTTGGGTTGGAATACGTGGCCGCCGATGGTTCGCGGCAAACGCCCATCATGATCCACCGGGCAATTTTTGGCTCGTTGGAGCGCTTTTTTGGGATTTTGATTGAGAACTATGCGGGCGATTTTCCCCTGTGGTTGGCGCCGGTGCAACTGCGCTTTTTACCGGTGGGAGAACAGTACGTGCCCTACGCTCAGACCATCGCCGCTGATTGGCAAAAGCAGGGCCTGCGGGTGGAAGTGGACACCTCCGGCGAACGGTTAGGGAAATTGATCCGCAACGCTGAAACGGCCAAGATTCCGGTGATGGCAATTGTAGGGGCCAAGGAGCAAGAGACGGGAACGCTGAGCATCCGCACGCGGCACGGGGGCGACATGGGCACCTTGACCATTGCCGAGGTCCAGGAACGGCTTCTCCAGGCGGTGCAACAGCGACGAGATTTTTGA
- a CDS encoding chemotaxis protein CheW: MKVLHFPLGSLQVGLPLTQVQKVIPYPPVFSSGQKPVGLAHFEQQEVIVLDVHRYLFGQPSPTPPTHLVVARSNGELYGIPCPTIPALVDVAPEQMQPLPPTYRQADTLGLASHVVRLPNDLTLFVLDSQRLASLCRPSPALS; the protein is encoded by the coding sequence ATGAAGGTCTTACATTTTCCCCTGGGGTCGCTTCAGGTAGGGTTGCCATTGACCCAGGTTCAAAAAGTCATTCCCTACCCACCTGTTTTCAGCAGCGGCCAGAAACCTGTGGGCCTAGCCCATTTTGAGCAGCAGGAGGTCATTGTCCTGGACGTGCATAGGTATTTATTTGGTCAACCCAGCCCGACACCCCCAACCCATCTGGTGGTGGCCCGCAGCAATGGGGAACTCTACGGCATTCCTTGCCCAACCATTCCGGCGCTGGTGGACGTGGCACCGGAACAGATGCAGCCGTTGCCCCCTACGTACCGGCAAGCGGATACGCTAGGGTTAGCTAGCCATGTGGTGCGTTTGCCCAACGACCTGACCCTGTTTGTCCTGGACAGCCAGCGCTTGGCTTCCCTCTGCCGGCCATCCCCTGCGCTATCATAG
- a CDS encoding DUF87 domain-containing protein: MGLELDQLVDQAERIGVIGSPSSSSAISLEILASAVNKKLVGELALFRYQQDGFPHYALGQITEVTLRNVWHEDPTMRSLVRQRGRIDTVSERQDTHAGEMVISAVFSAGVNGYCPSILGTVPATGTPICLVNDRVLDELLSPYRDQLFYLGHVYGSKPLLPLWFKHFDTGPQGAGEAYHLGIFGKTGSGKSVLAKMILLAYARYPQMALLVIDPQGEFAKDARGEAASGAFQLPMRRILNRLGKPVQVYSVRDLVLDRWYLFEQILLESGFFQRLGVKAAENQRQAAEVISEQLRKNHGRLADLHKRESFDKVWRWLREERIQVQFYGSKEARERVTQQIAATNPNELYQNVWLPVTQLFRDDRQGAQKVERLLSDLFTPEQAQRPLVVIDLSVEQGTNTTNGWDTLPLFGGDVSESQSIPLFWNETIQSLVIKRLLEGIRTAAEQAYQQNRSLNTLVLMDEAHRLAPREEPDSDEEKAVRAILIDAARTTRKYGVGWFFISQTLSSLHREILEQLRIFFFGFGLGMGSEFKALGELVGGRSKALDLYQLFRDPHSSFDIASREYSFMTIGPVSPLSFAGTPLFFNAFNSVQEFLDTNRLSDYCSPQQPIHAFKRNN, translated from the coding sequence ATGGGACTGGAATTAGACCAACTTGTTGACCAAGCAGAACGCATTGGGGTCATCGGGTCGCCTTCCTCAAGTAGTGCTATATCACTAGAGATTCTGGCCAGCGCCGTGAACAAAAAACTGGTCGGGGAACTAGCGCTCTTTCGCTACCAGCAGGATGGGTTTCCCCATTACGCCCTCGGTCAAATCACCGAAGTGACGCTGCGTAACGTTTGGCATGAAGACCCGACGATGCGGAGCTTGGTTCGCCAGCGGGGACGCATTGACACAGTCAGCGAGCGCCAAGACACCCATGCCGGCGAGATGGTCATCAGCGCTGTCTTTTCTGCGGGAGTGAATGGTTATTGCCCCAGCATTTTGGGAACGGTTCCTGCAACCGGTACGCCCATTTGCCTGGTGAATGATCGGGTGCTCGACGAATTACTTTCGCCCTACCGAGACCAGCTTTTCTATCTAGGGCATGTTTACGGTTCCAAACCCTTGTTGCCCTTGTGGTTTAAGCATTTTGATACAGGACCGCAGGGGGCGGGTGAAGCCTATCACCTGGGCATTTTTGGCAAAACTGGCTCGGGGAAATCAGTGCTGGCCAAGATGATACTGCTGGCCTATGCCCGCTACCCTCAAATGGCCCTGCTGGTCATTGACCCCCAAGGCGAATTTGCCAAGGACGCCAGGGGTGAAGCGGCATCGGGTGCGTTTCAGTTGCCAATGCGGCGTATTTTGAATCGTCTGGGGAAGCCTGTACAGGTCTATAGCGTCAGGGATTTGGTCTTAGACCGGTGGTATTTGTTTGAGCAAATTCTGCTGGAATCTGGGTTCTTTCAGCGGCTGGGTGTAAAAGCGGCAGAAAACCAGCGGCAAGCAGCAGAAGTCATCAGTGAACAGCTACGCAAAAACCACGGGCGGCTGGCTGATTTACACAAAAGGGAGAGTTTCGATAAGGTTTGGCGCTGGCTGCGAGAAGAACGCATCCAAGTGCAATTCTATGGTTCTAAAGAAGCTAGGGAACGAGTCACTCAACAGATAGCTGCAACCAATCCCAATGAACTCTACCAGAATGTTTGGCTACCTGTGACGCAACTCTTTCGTGACGACCGGCAAGGAGCGCAAAAAGTAGAACGGTTGTTGTCGGATTTGTTTACGCCTGAGCAAGCACAACGGCCCCTGGTAGTAATTGACCTATCTGTGGAACAGGGAACCAATACAACAAACGGCTGGGATACACTTCCCCTGTTTGGCGGCGATGTATCCGAATCCCAAAGTATCCCTTTGTTCTGGAACGAGACCATTCAATCTCTCGTCATCAAAAGGTTACTAGAAGGCATTCGCACTGCTGCGGAACAAGCCTACCAACAAAACCGCAGTCTTAATACATTAGTGCTGATGGATGAAGCTCATCGTCTAGCGCCCAGAGAAGAACCAGACAGTGATGAGGAAAAAGCTGTACGCGCCATTTTAATTGACGCAGCTCGCACGACCCGCAAATACGGCGTGGGGTGGTTTTTTATTAGCCAAACGCTTTCCAGTCTCCATCGGGAAATCCTGGAACAACTACGTATCTTTTTCTTTGGTTTTGGCCTGGGGATGGGGTCTGAGTTCAAAGCCTTAGGTGAATTGGTGGGTGGGCGCAGCAAAGCTCTCGATCTCTACCAGCTATTCCGAGACCCCCACTCCTCATTTGACATTGCCAGTAGAGAATATTCCTTCATGACCATTGGCCCCGTTTCTCCTCTTTCCTTTGCTGGAACTCCCTTGTTTTTCAATGCGTTCAACAGCGTGCAAGAATTTCTGGATACCAATAGATTAAGTGACTATTGTTCACCGCAGCAACCCATCCACGCTTTCAAAAGGAACAATTAG
- a CDS encoding DNA double-strand break repair nuclease NurA, with product MMTFAERPFGELPAALVEEVLQRTENLGQKLLQDFERVRAQRQTWRAQLQQAGWLGRDAELPYVPIPTTCGIDGAYAIERLLTNDLVAAAAVAVEGLTPPSETRHWPEPRHRVWVETETHETETTTILRALMIGMELELAAQAPHEVVFLDGSLTTPLIYCNQALNRCEAAASLETTAHFRQQVPDILAAYWTVLAATRTDRCWLAIPKYTTKREIGQAMGWPATHDDRGLLSFLLEPGEYTRPRRLQPPSEPWHLNLHPLELEMRAKVEPLAEKIIALLGEIQVLYYRPYPWLPALRIEMSRAVAENQARLAIALHGIRHQCGTPAMMEPYPLYMADRMVKHLSKTIPTFRQITSQQIAETYQGNLDDVFFGLHGYRTESGV from the coding sequence ATGATGACCTTTGCAGAACGTCCCTTTGGTGAGTTGCCGGCAGCCCTGGTGGAAGAAGTGCTCCAACGGACGGAGAACCTAGGCCAGAAATTGCTCCAGGACTTCGAGCGCGTCCGAGCACAGCGGCAAACATGGCGAGCACAGCTCCAGCAGGCGGGTTGGTTGGGCCGAGATGCCGAGTTGCCCTATGTGCCCATTCCCACCACCTGCGGTATTGATGGTGCCTATGCAATTGAACGCCTGTTGACCAACGATTTGGTCGCGGCAGCCGCAGTGGCAGTGGAAGGGCTGACTCCGCCTTCAGAAACGCGCCATTGGCCAGAACCGCGACATCGCGTCTGGGTGGAGACAGAAACGCACGAAACGGAAACCACGACCATCCTGCGGGCACTCATGATAGGTATGGAACTGGAATTGGCAGCCCAGGCGCCCCATGAAGTTGTTTTCCTAGACGGTTCGCTCACCACGCCGCTGATTTACTGCAACCAGGCGCTGAATAGATGTGAAGCGGCGGCATCGCTAGAGACAACCGCTCATTTTCGCCAGCAAGTGCCCGACATCTTGGCTGCTTACTGGACCGTGTTGGCTGCAACGCGCACCGACCGCTGTTGGTTAGCTATCCCCAAGTACACAACCAAGCGAGAAATTGGCCAAGCGATGGGGTGGCCGGCTACCCATGATGACCGGGGCCTTTTGAGCTTTTTGTTGGAACCGGGCGAATACACCCGACCCAGACGCTTGCAACCACCGAGTGAACCCTGGCATTTGAATTTGCATCCCCTCGAGTTGGAAATGCGGGCGAAAGTTGAACCGTTGGCCGAGAAGATTATTGCCTTACTTGGTGAAATTCAGGTGCTCTACTACCGTCCGTATCCCTGGTTGCCGGCGCTGCGCATTGAAATGAGCCGTGCGGTGGCGGAGAATCAAGCCCGTCTTGCCATTGCCCTGCACGGTATTCGTCACCAGTGCGGTACACCCGCCATGATGGAACCCTACCCGCTATACATGGCTGACCGGATGGTGAAACATTTATCCAAAACCATCCCCACGTTTCGGCAAATCACGAGTCAGCAGATTGCAGAAACCTACCAGGGCAATCTCGACGACGTCTTCTTTGGACTGCATGGCTATCGCACAGAATCAGGGGTATGA
- a CDS encoding DUF4338 domain-containing protein: protein MDAATLRELVLDKLKALGFGIAVDGELCFQGVSKERLRHIHQPAAQLEIVARQGWLRQHLPKYLDFFADGCDVVPERIDPVLWEVRTESQHNLFRLARLLWSIPFSKGYGRRLRFLVMDQSNGKLMGLLALQSPPLSFPARDRLFRYPPGQKTLFVNQTMDIQTLGAVPPYADLLAGKLIALIAASNEIRQTYARKYAGHYTEIEQRLLPAHLVALTTTSAFGRSSLYNRLRYKDLLIAESLGYTEGYGTFHLMELYPLFRQFLEQQGISTRGGFGTGPRLKWQTMVRALHRLGLPSDWLRHGVKREVFLFRLVDNLEAYMAGQDAAPVYRDLPLADLVAWWRVRWLLPRVERVQRWQEWRKQEIPQRLLLTPNDDLCRTSLW from the coding sequence GTGGACGCGGCCACGCTGCGGGAATTAGTTCTGGATAAACTCAAGGCGCTGGGATTTGGCATTGCCGTAGATGGCGAGTTGTGTTTTCAAGGGGTGAGCAAAGAGCGTTTGCGGCATATCCATCAGCCGGCTGCGCAGTTGGAAATTGTCGCTCGCCAAGGGTGGTTACGGCAACACTTGCCGAAGTACCTGGACTTTTTCGCCGATGGCTGTGACGTTGTACCGGAACGGATTGACCCAGTGCTGTGGGAAGTTAGAACGGAGTCCCAACACAACCTGTTTCGCCTGGCTCGCCTGTTGTGGTCCATTCCATTTTCCAAGGGCTATGGGCGGCGATTGCGTTTTCTAGTGATGGACCAGTCCAACGGCAAACTCATGGGATTGCTGGCGTTGCAGTCACCACCTTTGAGTTTTCCGGCGCGGGACCGGTTGTTTCGCTATCCCCCGGGGCAAAAGACGCTCTTTGTCAACCAAACGATGGATATTCAAACCTTGGGGGCGGTGCCACCCTACGCTGACTTGCTGGCCGGTAAATTGATTGCTCTGATCGCAGCATCCAATGAGATTCGCCAGACCTATGCCCGCAAATACGCCGGTCACTATACCGAAATCGAACAACGGCTATTACCTGCCCATCTCGTGGCTCTGACCACCACCAGCGCCTTTGGCCGTAGCAGTCTCTACAATCGCCTGCGCTACAAGGACCTGCTCATTGCCGAATCGCTGGGTTACACTGAAGGCTACGGCACCTTCCATCTCATGGAGCTTTATCCCCTGTTTCGCCAATTTTTGGAACAGCAAGGGATTTCCACGCGCGGCGGTTTCGGCACAGGACCCCGCCTAAAATGGCAAACAATGGTGCGCGCCTTGCACCGGCTGGGACTCCCTTCGGACTGGTTGCGACACGGCGTTAAGCGAGAAGTATTTTTGTTCCGCTTAGTGGATAACTTGGAAGCCTACATGGCTGGTCAGGACGCAGCGCCGGTCTATCGGGATTTACCGTTGGCAGACCTGGTGGCCTGGTGGCGAGTGCGTTGGTTGTTGCCGCGTGTTGAACGGGTCCAGCGATGGCAAGAGTGGCGTAAACAAGAAATCCCACAACGCTTGCTGCTAACCCCAAATGATGACCTTTGCAGAACGTCCCTTTGGTGA
- a CDS encoding putative CRISPR-associated protein, producing MSDTMSKRNTLICTVGTSLFEGNLSRLSAVTPNAPANWEAIRRAYDAQNWRELAKELLRIPPTERLCGAEINTIEEARRKKWLSLENLIFLVSDTPIGQNTGQFLQIYFENRSDLKLRNIEYIVVEQLQDQRPTDFKIHGLRNLVRKCGEIIQRFGGPEYVAIDATGGYKAQIAVAVIMGQVLDIPVFYKHERFSEIIDFPPLPVAFDYDLLGRNSWLLTDFEKGEALSEDEIGRVDEKLKVLLIEVEMDGTPVYELSPVGQIYLDGFRIRHPKPIQLVPATGEQKKQPRFGDDNYPKGFAEFVEKVWRETPWVKTAFSLPYDKQSAIKGTGFYVWDNGTEKQLIGTYQDRNFGGRFRLLLTDESPQSLVWAADQLNRRYRSHG from the coding sequence GTGAGCGACACCATGTCAAAGCGCAACACTCTCATTTGCACCGTTGGCACCAGTCTGTTCGAAGGCAACTTGAGCCGGTTGTCGGCTGTTACACCCAACGCGCCAGCCAATTGGGAAGCCATCCGGCGAGCCTACGATGCCCAAAACTGGCGTGAATTAGCCAAAGAACTCCTGCGCATACCTCCTACTGAGCGACTGTGTGGCGCGGAAATCAACACCATTGAAGAAGCCCGTCGTAAAAAGTGGTTGTCTCTGGAGAATCTAATTTTTCTGGTTTCCGATACGCCCATCGGTCAAAATACCGGTCAGTTTTTACAAATTTATTTTGAGAACCGTTCAGACTTAAAGCTGCGTAATATTGAATACATTGTTGTCGAGCAGTTGCAGGACCAACGTCCCACGGATTTCAAAATCCATGGGTTACGGAATCTGGTGCGCAAGTGTGGGGAGATCATCCAGCGCTTTGGCGGGCCTGAGTATGTCGCTATTGATGCCACCGGTGGTTACAAAGCTCAGATTGCTGTAGCTGTTATTATGGGTCAAGTACTAGATATACCCGTCTTTTACAAGCATGAACGCTTCTCAGAAATTATTGATTTCCCGCCGTTACCAGTTGCCTTCGACTACGATTTGCTTGGTCGAAATTCGTGGTTGCTTACTGACTTTGAGAAAGGGGAAGCCCTGTCTGAAGATGAAATTGGCCGAGTGGATGAGAAATTAAAGGTGCTGTTGATTGAAGTGGAAATGGACGGTACACCGGTTTATGAATTGAGTCCGGTTGGGCAAATTTATTTGGACGGGTTTCGGATACGGCATCCCAAACCCATTCAGCTTGTACCAGCGACGGGTGAACAGAAGAAGCAACCCCGTTTTGGTGATGATAACTATCCCAAAGGATTTGCAGAATTTGTCGAAAAGGTATGGCGAGAGACACCCTGGGTAAAAACTGCATTTTCACTTCCCTACGACAAACAATCAGCCATCAAAGGGACTGGTTTCTATGTGTGGGATAATGGTACGGAAAAGCAATTGATAGGTACGTATCAAGACCGCAACTTTGGGGGTCGTTTTCGATTGCTTTTGACCGATGAATCGCCGCAATCGCTAGTGTGGGCTGCTGACCAATTGAACCGGCGTTATCGCTCGCATGGCTAG
- a CDS encoding MBL fold metallo-hydrolase encodes MRVTWFEANTWLLEWAGLRLLVDPWLVGPLVFGGMEWLFKAERRRPIPELPSHLDAIVITQGLEDHCHPATLKRLDPTTPVIASPSAAKVVRELGYTQVTALAHGEQTTLADKLRVQALPGAPVGPTQVENAYLLRELATGQTLYYEPHGYHQGVFQVTDKVDVAIAPVIDLTLPLVGPIIRGNQVALELAQKLKPQVLLSTAMGDYEASGLLLRFVQAKGDVTTLQQQMTQAGLPTRVLELTPGEPVELSLAASSIN; translated from the coding sequence ATGCGGGTGACGTGGTTTGAGGCGAACACGTGGTTGCTGGAATGGGCGGGGTTGCGCTTGCTGGTGGACCCGTGGCTGGTGGGGCCGCTGGTGTTTGGGGGCATGGAGTGGCTGTTCAAGGCGGAACGGCGGCGACCCATCCCAGAACTACCCAGTCACTTAGATGCCATTGTCATTACCCAGGGTCTAGAAGACCACTGCCATCCGGCGACGCTGAAACGTCTAGACCCGACCACGCCCGTGATTGCCAGTCCCAGCGCTGCCAAGGTGGTGCGAGAACTCGGCTACACCCAGGTGACGGCCCTAGCACATGGGGAGCAGACGACCCTGGCGGATAAGCTCCGCGTGCAAGCCTTACCTGGCGCGCCGGTGGGGCCTACGCAGGTGGAAAACGCCTATCTGCTGCGGGAATTAGCAACGGGACAAACACTGTATTACGAACCCCACGGCTATCACCAGGGCGTCTTTCAGGTGACGGACAAGGTAGATGTAGCCATTGCGCCGGTGATTGATTTGACACTGCCTTTGGTGGGGCCGATTATTCGTGGGAATCAGGTGGCGCTGGAACTCGCCCAGAAACTCAAACCCCAGGTGCTGCTTTCTACGGCGATGGGGGATTACGAAGCCAGTGGTTTGCTATTGCGATTCGTCCAGGCCAAGGGAGACGTGACCACGCTGCAACAGCAAATGACCCAAGCAGGTTTACCGACGCGAGTGCTGGAATTGACGCCTGGAGAACCGGTGGAGCTATCACTGGCGGCGAGTTCGATTAACTAG